The Toxotes jaculatrix isolate fToxJac2 chromosome 21, fToxJac2.pri, whole genome shotgun sequence genome includes a region encoding these proteins:
- the LOC121201483 gene encoding ectonucleotide pyrophosphatase/phosphodiesterase family member 7-like: MLLVCLAVLGLTARSPCVAAPPRDYVSARHFARNKLLLISFDGFRWDYDRDVETPNLDKMAQDGVKAAYVTPAFLTITSPSHFTMLTGRYIENHGVIHNIWFNTTTQEKKQYYMTQFVDSYWDNGSLPIWITAQRQGLKAGSLHFPGTAATYRGETVGVRQVEPRFYDHSNETDWRLNIDKVIGDWFHQQDLDFVSLYFGEPDLAGHSYGPDSPQRQEMVQQVDRTIGYIRDKIRDHGLTDQLNIIITADHGMTTVLRGGLVEQIVLSKIPGFSFRDIQFQLLDYGPVGMLLPKEGMLEKVYQALKGSHPHLHVYKKEEMPARLHYSKHPRLLPLILIADPGFIVNGFLPLNDNKGDHGFDNEVMDMKAFFRAVGPDFQKNLVVDPFDLVDVYALMCHLLGINPEIHDGHLDRTKHMLVPKKNTGEDNNLPEKNTQTETVIGLSAATGFLVLVFIVTTSYNMWKRTRA; the protein is encoded by the exons ATGCTTCTGGTCTGCCTTGCGGTCCTCGGCCTAACTGCCAGGTCTCCCTGTGTTGCTGCACCGCCGAGGGACTACGTCTCTGCTCGTCATTTTGCCAgaaacaagctgctgctgatctCCTTCGATGGCTTCCGCTGGGACTATGACCGAGACGTCGAAACCCCAAACCTGGATAAAATGGCTCAGGATGGGGTGAAGGCAGCCTATGTTACTCCGGCCTTCCTCACCATTACCAGCCCTTCTCATTTCACAATGCTGACAG gacGTTACATCGAGAATCACGGAGTCATCCACAACATCTGGTTCAACACTACCACTCAGGAAAAGAAGCAGTACTACATGACTCAGTTTGTTGATTCCTACTGGGACAATGGCAGCTTACCCATCTGGataacagcacagagacag GGGCTGAAAGCAGGATCTCTGCATTTCCCTGGCACAGCAGCCACCTACAGAGGAGAGACTGTGGGTGTGAGGCAAGTGGAGCCTCGTTTCTATGATCATTCTAACGAGACAGACTGGAGGCTCAACATCGACAAGGTGATTGGAGACTGGTTCCACCAACAGGACCTGGACTTTGTCTCCTTGTACTTCGGAGAACCAGATTTGGCCGGGCACTCATATGGACCAGATTCACCACAACGGCAAGAGATGGTCCAGCAAGTGGATCGTACTATAGGCTACATCCGAGACAAGATCCGAGACCATGGCCTTACTGACCAGCTCAACATTATCATCACTGCTGACCACGGTATGACTACAGTTCTAAGGGGTGGACTGGTTGAGCAGATCGTCCTCTCAAAGATCCCTGGCTTCAGCTTCAGAGATATTCAGTTCCAGCTGTTGGATTATGGTCCTGTTGGGATGCTGCTTCCTAAAGAAGGGATGCTGGAGAAGGTGTACCAGGCTCTGAAAGGAAGCCACCCTCACCTTCACGTGTATAAAAAGGAGGAGATGCCAGCTAGACTGCACTACAGTAAGCATCCTCGACTCCTGCCCCTCATCCTCATCGCTGACCCTGGATTCATTGTCAATGGG TTTTTACCTCTGAACGACAACAAAGGAGACCACGGATTTGATAATGAAGTCATGGACATGAAAGCCTTCTTCAGAGCTGTGGGGCCTGACTTCCAAAAAAACCTGGTGGTAGATCCCTTCGATCTGGTTGATGTGTACGCACTGATGTGCCATCTACTGGGAATAAACCCAGAGATCCACGACGGACACTTGGACAGAACTAAACACATGCTGGTCCccaagaaaaacacaggagaagACAACAATC ttcCAGAGAAGAATACTCAAACAGAGACGGTGATTGGCTTGTCAGCAGCGACTGGGTTTCTTGTACTTGTGTTCATCGTTACCACTTCTTACAACATGTGGAAAAGGACTAGAGCATAA